A genomic region of Miscanthus floridulus cultivar M001 chromosome 3, ASM1932011v1, whole genome shotgun sequence contains the following coding sequences:
- the LOC136546242 gene encoding E3 ubiquitin-protein ligase RSL1-like has translation MALERVSPVGDALAEELQLQEVILFSAFQEMVIQDTSVDSLLDDLFMQDHMTKASERPSTSADAGQSSSSIPPPGDEFYCPICMESMPRSHKFGVSSCGHAFCLTCIGQYIATKIGENVVHVKCPEPSCGDGTIELAGCCGVIPSELFSRWDVALCELTLGEQRLYCPFRDCSAGLVVEDGNGNGAIVEAECPHCHRLFCAQCMVPWHDGIGCEEFQGLGEDERGREDVMVRRLAGEQRWQRCPQCRMYVEKSEGCMFIKCRCGYCVCYSCASPMSKELHYCKICKR, from the exons ATGGCGTTGGAGAGGGTGTCTCCTGTTGGGGATGCACTGGCTGAGGAATTACAACTGCAGGAAGTCATTCTGTTCTCTGCCTTCCAAGAAATGGTCATACAGGACACATCAGTTGATTCCCTGCTCGACGATTTGTTCATGCAAGATCACATGACAAAAGCATCAGAAAGGCCCTCCACCTCTGCTGATGCAGGGCAATCATCATCGTCGATTCCACCACCGGGTGATGAATTCTACTGCCCGATTTGCATGGAAAGCATGCCCAGAAGTCACAAGTTCGGCGTCAGCTCATGTGGCCACGCCTTCTGCCTGACCTGCATCGGCCAGTATATCGCTACGAAGATCGGTGAGAACGTTGTCCACGTCAAATGCCCCGAGCCCAGCTGCGGAGACGGCACGATCGAGCTGGCGGGCTGCTGCGGCGTCATCCCCTCGGAGCTGTTTAGCAGGTGGGATGTTGCGCTGTGCGAGCTGACGCTCGGCGAGCAGAGGCTCTACTGCCCGTTCAGAGACTGCTCCGCAGGGCTTGTAGTCGAGGACGGCAACGGCAACGGTGCCATCGTGGAAGCCGAGTGCCCGCACTGCCACCGGCTGTTCTGCGCCCAGTGCATGGTGCCATGGCACGACGGCATCGGCTGCGAGGAGTTTCAGGGGCTCGGGGAAGACGAGCGGGGCCGGGAGGACGTGATGGTGAGGCGGCTCGCTGGCGAACAGAGGTGGCAGCGGTGCCCCCAGTGCAGGATGTACGTGGAGAAGTCTGAGGGATGTATGTTTATCAAGTGCAG GTGTGGATATTGCGTCTGCTACTCATGCGCATCCCCTATGTCCAAGGAGCTCCACTACTGCAAAATATGCAAGCGCTAA